From Deinococcus ruber, a single genomic window includes:
- a CDS encoding ATP-binding protein: MSDSFASERRFRLALRAARQGAWEFDLKRGSGYRSPELLQLLGVSNGSPSLTDYLANVDVRDRPAVLHAFGQLRSGQLDESVLQYRFLRDDGLTIWVEQHTFVERDDDGTPAHLYGLSRDVTTIRQTEQALQELNTSLEARVAGRTRELESERAALDAFVAFTELAGSQIDVLTLAAQAAEVLRRTLGEVSVAYYELEDQLWKARVWSEDFAPEVAAVLAAGIPVDAPSYAEAIQTCQVVLVPGWDAEQEHVGRTEQYGAGAFFPCFVGDEALGLLAMGTQRAGDWTPREQAVFRSVGRSLTLALERSAVARHLHEQNQELDARTRALEGFSELTRDLSAQSDAATLIRRTQQTLLSLLPPGYAAYWEIRDGRWYATVQVNDVGNPQLQEAIDAGLPVGQTPTLDLPYQTKKPYFQSVYQQGADTDADVVRHIHAVGCVPVLVGGQVAGIMNVPLFETRSWSAVDQTILTTTVRSLGLALEHASGILRLEERTRALERSNAELQASNEELEAFGYSVSHDLRTPVRHVEGFANLAIRAFQQHKPEKALDHLEIVKQAALRMTSLIDAMLDHSRSTRRERLVQSVELDALVERARQDVSEELLGREVQWNIQPLPVVQGDPALLQQVMTNLLANAVKFSRARPHAVIEVWAEDGGSVWSLAVRDNGAGFDPAYAHKLFGVFQRLHTQQDFEGTGVGLATVRRILLRHGGTITAESQVGQGATFRFTLPKSPV; this comes from the coding sequence ATGTCCGACTCTTTTGCGAGCGAACGCCGATTTCGTCTCGCCCTGCGGGCTGCTCGCCAGGGGGCCTGGGAATTCGATCTGAAGCGCGGCAGCGGCTACCGCTCGCCCGAACTGCTTCAGCTGCTGGGTGTTTCCAACGGCTCACCCTCGCTGACCGATTACCTCGCCAATGTCGATGTGCGTGACCGGCCCGCTGTGCTGCACGCCTTCGGGCAGCTTCGCAGCGGCCAGCTCGACGAATCGGTGTTGCAGTACCGCTTTCTGCGAGACGACGGCCTCACCATCTGGGTCGAGCAACACACCTTCGTCGAACGTGATGACGACGGCACGCCCGCGCATCTGTACGGCCTTTCCAGAGACGTGACCACCATCCGTCAGACCGAACAGGCACTCCAGGAACTCAATACCTCGCTCGAAGCCAGGGTCGCCGGGCGCACGCGGGAACTGGAAAGCGAGCGGGCCGCCCTCGACGCCTTCGTGGCGTTTACCGAGCTGGCCGGAAGTCAGATCGACGTTCTGACGCTGGCAGCCCAGGCCGCCGAGGTGCTGCGCCGCACCCTGGGAGAGGTGAGCGTCGCGTACTACGAACTCGAAGATCAGCTGTGGAAGGCCAGGGTCTGGTCTGAAGATTTCGCCCCGGAGGTCGCGGCGGTGCTGGCGGCAGGCATTCCCGTCGATGCGCCGAGCTATGCCGAAGCCATCCAAACCTGTCAGGTGGTGCTGGTTCCCGGCTGGGACGCCGAGCAGGAGCATGTCGGGCGTACCGAACAGTACGGGGCGGGCGCGTTCTTTCCGTGTTTCGTGGGCGACGAGGCGCTGGGACTGCTGGCGATGGGCACCCAGCGGGCCGGAGACTGGACGCCGCGTGAACAGGCGGTCTTTCGTTCGGTGGGGCGTAGTCTGACGTTGGCGCTGGAGCGCTCCGCCGTCGCCCGCCATCTGCACGAGCAGAATCAAGAACTCGACGCCCGCACACGCGCCCTGGAAGGCTTCTCGGAACTGACCCGCGATCTGAGCGCCCAGAGCGACGCGGCCACCCTGATTCGGCGCACACAGCAGACGCTGCTGTCACTGTTGCCACCCGGATACGCGGCGTACTGGGAGATCCGTGATGGGCGGTGGTACGCCACCGTGCAGGTCAATGATGTGGGCAATCCTCAGCTTCAGGAGGCCATCGATGCAGGTCTGCCCGTCGGACAGACGCCGACGCTCGACCTGCCCTATCAGACGAAAAAACCGTATTTCCAGTCGGTGTATCAGCAGGGGGCCGACACCGACGCCGACGTGGTTCGCCACATTCATGCGGTGGGCTGTGTACCGGTGCTGGTGGGCGGGCAGGTGGCGGGCATCATGAACGTTCCACTGTTCGAAACCCGTTCGTGGAGCGCCGTAGATCAGACGATTTTGACCACCACGGTCAGGAGTCTGGGTCTGGCGCTGGAGCATGCCAGCGGTATCCTGCGGCTGGAAGAACGAACGCGGGCGCTGGAACGCAGCAACGCCGAACTTCAGGCGTCGAACGAGGAACTGGAAGCCTTCGGATACAGCGTCTCACACGACCTCAGAACGCCCGTTCGCCACGTCGAGGGCTTTGCCAATCTGGCAATCCGCGCCTTTCAGCAGCACAAACCCGAGAAGGCGCTTGATCATCTGGAGATCGTGAAACAGGCGGCCCTGCGGATGACCTCGCTGATCGATGCGATGCTCGACCACTCGCGCAGCACGCGCCGCGAGCGCCTGGTGCAGTCGGTTGAACTGGACGCGCTGGTCGAGCGGGCGCGGCAGGACGTGAGTGAGGAACTGCTGGGCCGGGAGGTGCAGTGGAACATCCAGCCGCTGCCCGTGGTGCAGGGCGACCCGGCACTGCTTCAGCAGGTCATGACCAATCTGCTGGCAAACGCCGTCAAATTCAGCCGTGCTCGCCCGCACGCGGTCATTGAGGTATGGGCCGAAGACGGCGGCAGTGTGTGGAGTCTCGCGGTGCGTGACAACGGGGCGGGCTTCGATCCCGCGTATGCCCACAAGCTGTTCGGGGTGTTTCAGCGGCTGCATACCCAGCAGGACTTCGAGGGAACGGGCGTCGGACTGGCGACTGTCAGGCGCATTCTGCTGCGGCACGGCGGAACGATCACCGCCGAAAGTCAGGTGGGTCAGGGCGCGACGTTCCGCTTTACCCTGCCGAAATCGCCTGTATAG
- a CDS encoding single-stranded DNA-binding protein, with protein MRHLNIVLLGALASALDLRYTPSGTPIAEFTLAGELTRARHDTGAGEAIQLPFYVQCSVVGKSAENLAERNYQPGDVLMVTGEPQYEAWKNAVGVQRSTVRVRALNVERVAGEFETVTDKGGFLRMVGGVNSATFIGHLTDDVKVTVTPSGDKVVNYRVGVNDSYTARGETVERTHWFDCTAWREQAEALEGMKKGEPVLVLDAALSRDTYPDKNGEPVNRRYFEVTQNIALLNRPVKEGQARRAASAPKRQPQPAAPQEAPYVPDIEPASAAASLPTDAPW; from the coding sequence ATGCGTCACTTGAACATTGTCCTGCTCGGCGCCCTCGCTTCCGCTCTCGACCTGCGCTACACCCCCAGCGGCACCCCCATCGCGGAATTCACCCTCGCGGGTGAACTGACCCGGGCGCGGCACGACACGGGCGCGGGCGAAGCGATCCAGCTTCCCTTCTACGTGCAGTGCAGCGTGGTCGGCAAGAGCGCGGAGAACCTGGCCGAGCGCAACTACCAGCCGGGCGACGTGCTGATGGTGACCGGTGAGCCGCAGTACGAAGCATGGAAGAACGCCGTGGGGGTGCAGCGCAGCACCGTGCGTGTTCGGGCGCTGAACGTCGAACGCGTCGCGGGTGAATTCGAGACCGTGACGGACAAGGGCGGCTTCCTGCGGATGGTCGGCGGGGTGAACAGCGCCACCTTCATCGGGCATCTCACCGACGACGTGAAGGTGACGGTCACACCCAGCGGCGACAAGGTGGTGAATTACCGCGTGGGGGTCAACGACAGTTACACCGCGCGGGGTGAGACGGTGGAGCGCACGCACTGGTTCGACTGCACCGCGTGGCGTGAGCAGGCCGAAGCGCTGGAGGGCATGAAGAAGGGTGAGCCGGTGCTGGTGCTGGACGCCGCCCTGAGTCGCGATACCTATCCCGACAAGAACGGCGAGCCGGTCAACCGCCGGTACTTCGAGGTCACGCAGAACATCGCCCTGCTGAACCGTCCGGTCAAGGAAGGCCAGGCACGCCGCGCCGCGTCGGCACCCAAGCGCCAGCCTCAGCCGGCTGCACCGCAGGAAGCGCCGTATGTGCCGGACATCGAACCGGCCTCCGCCGCCGCCTCGCTGCCCACCGACGCTCCCTGGTAA
- a CDS encoding DUF4326 domain-containing protein, with protein sequence MNPSDLSARLVVYNIRHAPPAGFTAVSIGRAMPGRSGSVLGNPFRVGARVAQGEAAAASLPWLRAQDLAGGKERHELLRLTHRLLAGERLALGCWCALQVCHGNHVRTAVLGLAAQQRTQNAAEVAGCSSSLGPMR encoded by the coding sequence ATGAACCCATCTGATTTGAGCGCACGCCTCGTGGTCTACAACATCCGTCATGCGCCTCCTGCTGGCTTCACGGCGGTGTCCATCGGGCGGGCGATGCCAGGCAGAAGCGGCAGCGTCCTCGGCAATCCCTTCCGCGTCGGCGCACGCGTTGCTCAGGGGGAAGCCGCGGCCGCATCCCTTCCCTGGTTGCGTGCACAGGACCTGGCTGGCGGAAAAGAGCGACACGAGTTGCTCCGTCTGACGCACCGCTTGCTGGCAGGCGAGCGACTTGCGCTCGGCTGCTGGTGTGCCCTGCAGGTCTGCCACGGTAACCATGTGCGCACCGCGGTGCTCGGATTGGCCGCCCAGCAGCGCACTCAAAACGCGGCGGAAGTGGCGGGTTGTTCCAGCAGCCTCGGTCCGATGCGCTGA
- a CDS encoding beta strand repeat-containing protein → MNLKIGVLALTGVLLLASCGGGTVTPVTPTVGSVTIPSGNGYTVVITDSSGNVVPSSSYNNLAPGTYTVTFSQTGYVSQSQTFTVSAGQSVVLTAPTLVAVTPVSVSGAYYLDANGKQVAITQDDLNNAGTRFVFYAWLQNQAGGIDPTKLAGPADPGTPAANELAEVAPLNTQNVAAGYVAYKSTDGVIHPLVGANVRWDILAQTGNVRFSAADDGGAPSGAVGRQDINDNALSANTYTNSATGSNVRFPSSAEYPLYNITGVNTPDTNGFTWTALNHDPAVTAATARVRAVAYVNGTEITKRFLDKTFAPSAKLAITKTVNPTGVGLNQAGSYTVTVTNSGAGPATGIQLNDVLKSGDGGVYSITAPAGGTANATDGFDATFDLAPGASRSFTFTGQASAVGVYCDVASIVTYNNGSFGAVTPTNLNAQACLTVTAPTLNIVKSLGTVDATGAFTPIASGAVVNPNTPVFARITVSNQGTAPATNVVVTDQLDPSTTAAASYAIKSAPVSSPAGITSTVNPANSGFVTGAFNLAPGATTSFTFSAAGSVDGTYCDTGTFTATSNNGSAVAPATSNIACFKVASPRLAITKTNSQIAGQPALNTLTPGSSYASTITVTNSGSATATAVAVSDLLGQIAGGNTFMNFGSGSYTVTGTAQAGSVSFANNRVSTTPATIDLAPGAVLTLNLTSTVPQGAPAGQYCDIASYSSTNAGTGQAQACVTVVTFLSEQTQLTDTVDPIRQGDPVGTIVASFASVEPASNEAAVNNVLTYNFGATSPIQQTPGVFNFSNTQVYYDPTPVRDPNTGAITSDQTHSTATLLTLGSQYTVNANSGVGQQVITLSPTFAVTPSGVLIIRTQVAIPAGTPARQYQDTMLWNNNGQGDNQAYTNFKAESITVIP, encoded by the coding sequence ATGAATTTAAAGATCGGTGTACTTGCTCTGACAGGCGTTCTTCTTCTCGCATCGTGTGGCGGCGGTACCGTCACGCCCGTGACGCCCACGGTCGGCTCTGTTACGATTCCCAGCGGCAATGGTTATACCGTCGTCATCACTGACTCCAGCGGGAATGTCGTTCCCAGCAGCAGCTACAACAACCTCGCCCCTGGCACATACACCGTGACCTTCAGCCAGACCGGCTACGTCAGCCAGTCACAGACCTTCACGGTTTCGGCTGGACAGAGCGTGGTGCTGACCGCCCCGACGTTGGTCGCCGTCACCCCCGTTTCCGTGTCGGGCGCGTACTACCTGGACGCCAACGGCAAGCAGGTCGCCATCACGCAGGACGATCTGAACAACGCCGGCACGCGCTTCGTGTTCTACGCCTGGTTGCAAAACCAGGCGGGCGGCATCGACCCGACCAAGCTGGCTGGCCCCGCTGATCCCGGCACCCCCGCTGCCAACGAGCTGGCCGAAGTGGCCCCCCTCAACACCCAGAACGTCGCTGCCGGCTATGTGGCCTACAAGAGCACCGACGGCGTGATTCACCCGCTGGTCGGCGCGAACGTGCGCTGGGACATCCTCGCCCAGACCGGCAACGTGCGTTTCTCGGCGGCCGATGACGGCGGTGCACCCTCCGGTGCCGTGGGTCGTCAGGACATCAACGACAATGCCCTGAGCGCCAACACCTACACCAACAGCGCCACGGGCAGCAACGTCCGTTTCCCCTCCAGCGCCGAGTACCCCCTGTACAACATCACCGGCGTCAACACGCCCGACACCAACGGCTTCACCTGGACGGCGCTGAACCACGATCCAGCCGTGACGGCAGCCACCGCCCGCGTCCGTGCCGTTGCCTACGTGAACGGGACCGAGATCACCAAGCGCTTCCTGGACAAGACCTTCGCGCCCAGCGCCAAGCTGGCGATCACCAAGACGGTCAACCCCACCGGCGTCGGTCTGAACCAGGCGGGCAGCTACACCGTCACCGTGACGAACAGCGGCGCAGGCCCCGCCACCGGCATCCAGCTGAACGACGTGTTGAAGTCGGGCGACGGCGGTGTGTACAGCATCACCGCTCCGGCAGGCGGCACCGCGAACGCCACCGACGGCTTCGACGCGACCTTCGATCTGGCCCCTGGCGCGAGCCGCAGCTTCACCTTCACCGGCCAGGCGAGCGCAGTCGGCGTGTACTGTGACGTGGCGAGCATCGTGACCTACAACAACGGCAGCTTCGGTGCCGTGACTCCCACCAACCTGAACGCTCAGGCCTGCCTCACCGTCACTGCCCCCACCCTGAACATCGTCAAGTCGCTCGGCACGGTGGACGCCACCGGCGCGTTCACGCCGATTGCCAGCGGCGCCGTGGTCAACCCGAACACTCCGGTGTTTGCCCGCATCACGGTCAGCAACCAGGGCACCGCCCCGGCCACCAACGTGGTCGTGACCGATCAGCTCGACCCCAGCACCACCGCGGCAGCGAGCTACGCCATCAAGAGCGCGCCCGTGTCCAGCCCGGCCGGCATCACCTCGACGGTCAACCCCGCCAACAGCGGCTTTGTCACCGGCGCCTTCAACCTAGCTCCCGGCGCGACCACCAGCTTCACCTTCAGTGCGGCCGGTTCTGTGGACGGAACCTACTGTGATACCGGTACGTTCACCGCGACCAGCAACAACGGCTCTGCGGTCGCTCCGGCCACCTCGAACATCGCCTGCTTCAAGGTCGCCAGCCCCAGACTCGCCATCACCAAGACCAACAGCCAGATTGCCGGTCAGCCGGCTCTGAACACCCTGACCCCTGGCAGCAGCTACGCCAGCACCATCACCGTGACCAACAGCGGCAGCGCCACCGCCACCGCCGTCGCAGTCAGCGACCTGCTCGGTCAGATCGCGGGCGGCAACACCTTCATGAACTTCGGCAGCGGCAGCTACACTGTGACCGGCACCGCGCAGGCAGGCAGCGTGAGCTTCGCGAATAACCGCGTCAGCACCACGCCCGCCACCATCGATCTGGCTCCCGGCGCCGTCCTGACGCTGAACCTGACCAGCACCGTGCCTCAGGGCGCACCGGCTGGACAGTACTGCGACATCGCCAGCTACAGCAGCACCAACGCCGGCACCGGCCAGGCCCAGGCCTGCGTCACCGTCGTCACTTTCCTCTCCGAGCAGACGCAGCTGACCGATACCGTCGACCCGATCCGCCAGGGTGATCCCGTCGGCACCATCGTCGCCAGCTTCGCCAGCGTCGAGCCGGCCTCCAACGAAGCGGCCGTCAACAACGTGCTGACGTACAACTTCGGTGCGACCAGCCCCATCCAGCAGACCCCAGGGGTGTTCAACTTCAGCAACACCCAGGTCTACTACGATCCCACTCCGGTGCGCGATCCGAACACGGGTGCCATCACCAGCGACCAGACGCACTCGACGGCGACCCTGCTCACGCTGGGCAGCCAGTACACCGTCAACGCGAACTCCGGCGTCGGTCAGCAGGTCATTACCCTGTCACCCACCTTCGCAGTCACGCCCAGCGGCGTGCTGATCATCCGCACTCAGGTGGCGATTCCTGCCGGTACGCCTGCCCGCCAGTACCAGGACACGATGCTCTGGAACAACAACGGTCAGGGCGACAACCAGGCCTACACCAACTTCAAGGCCGAGTCCATCACCGTCATTCCCTGA